Proteins co-encoded in one Terriglobales bacterium genomic window:
- the sufC gene encoding Fe-S cluster assembly ATPase SufC, giving the protein MSILEIKNLHARVENHEILKGVDLTVNAGEVHSIMGPNGSGKSTLAQVLSRRETFEITEGEVLFNGKDLLGMKPEEAACEGLFMAFQYPVEIPGISNAYFLRAALNAVRKHRGEEELDAIDFLPLLKEKMRLLEMDERFLNRAVNEGFSGGEKKRNEIVQMAVLEPKLAILDETDSGLDIDALKIVAKGVNAMRSPDRAIVLVTHYQRLLDYIVPDYVHVLVDGRFVKSGGPELALELEEKGYGWTEPTAAAAR; this is encoded by the coding sequence ATGAGCATATTGGAAATCAAGAATCTGCACGCGCGGGTCGAGAATCACGAAATACTGAAAGGAGTGGACCTGACGGTCAACGCCGGCGAGGTGCACTCGATCATGGGACCGAATGGCTCGGGCAAGAGCACGCTGGCGCAGGTGCTGTCGCGCCGCGAGACATTCGAGATCACCGAAGGTGAAGTGCTGTTTAACGGCAAGGATTTGCTGGGAATGAAGCCGGAAGAAGCTGCCTGCGAAGGACTGTTCATGGCGTTTCAGTATCCGGTGGAGATTCCGGGAATCAGCAACGCATATTTTTTGCGCGCTGCGCTGAATGCTGTCCGGAAGCACCGCGGTGAGGAGGAGTTGGACGCGATCGATTTTCTTCCCCTTCTGAAGGAGAAGATGCGCTTGTTGGAGATGGATGAGCGTTTCCTGAACCGGGCCGTCAACGAAGGCTTTTCGGGAGGCGAGAAAAAGCGCAACGAGATTGTGCAGATGGCGGTGCTGGAGCCGAAGCTGGCGATCCTGGATGAAACCGATTCCGGGCTCGACATTGATGCTCTGAAAATCGTTGCCAAGGGCGTGAATGCGATGCGCAGCCCGGATCGCGCCATTGTGCTGGTGACGCACTATCAGCGGTTGCTGGATTACATCGTTCCGGACTACGTACACGTGCTGGTGGATGGCCGGTTCGTGAAATCGGGAGGGCCGGAACTGGCGTTGGAGTTGGAAGAGAAAGGTTATGGCTGGACGGAGCCTACTGCTGCGGCCGCGCGATAG
- the sufD gene encoding Fe-S cluster assembly protein SufD: MAIASSQQIRPQLEAFSEFDSRNQRQPAWLRELRARGFERFCQTGFPTTKDEDWRFTNVSSIAQTPFALASDPEKSFPVESTTPWRIPGAACQLVFVNGRFTPVLSDFGKLPKGVKVSSLAQAIAEDGAEIQKHLGRYLNIERDAFCALNTAFIEDGAYIHLPRRTILDAPIYLLFISVAGDVPQMSHPRNLIIAEDETEASVVEDYVSLGSGVFFSNVVTELVAGEGAIISHHLIEREDKQAINVSTLRMQQARSANVSSHSVLLGGGLVRNNVHPVLAGEGGECLINGLFIGSGTQHIDNYMLVEHASPHCSSRQFYNGILDGHAHGVFHGRIIVHKDAQKTDAKQTNRNLLLSDDAQIDTKPQLEIYADDVKCTHGATIGQVEENALFYIRSRGVDEVTARKLLLLAFANECLDRMRSVPVREYLEGLVHGWLSETSGSDGSRPRITTAGERERRWEEIG; encoded by the coding sequence ATGGCAATCGCTTCATCACAACAGATTCGCCCCCAGTTGGAGGCGTTCAGCGAATTTGATTCGCGTAATCAGCGACAACCTGCATGGCTGCGTGAATTGCGCGCCCGCGGGTTCGAACGTTTCTGTCAAACTGGTTTTCCTACCACCAAAGATGAGGACTGGCGTTTTACCAACGTAAGTTCGATTGCACAAACCCCATTCGCGCTAGCGAGTGATCCAGAAAAGTCTTTTCCTGTGGAGTCGACCACTCCTTGGCGGATTCCGGGAGCAGCCTGCCAGTTGGTGTTCGTCAACGGCCGATTTACTCCGGTCTTGTCGGATTTCGGAAAATTGCCCAAAGGAGTGAAGGTCAGCAGCCTGGCGCAGGCGATTGCGGAAGACGGCGCCGAGATCCAGAAACACCTGGGCCGTTATTTGAATATCGAACGCGACGCATTCTGTGCCCTGAACACGGCCTTTATAGAAGATGGCGCCTACATCCATCTGCCGCGCAGAACGATACTGGATGCTCCGATCTACCTGCTGTTTATCTCGGTTGCAGGCGATGTTCCGCAGATGTCGCATCCGCGCAACCTGATTATCGCAGAAGACGAAACCGAAGCCAGCGTAGTCGAGGATTACGTTTCGCTGGGTAGCGGCGTCTTCTTCTCGAATGTGGTCACCGAACTCGTTGCGGGCGAAGGAGCGATCATCTCTCACCACTTGATCGAGCGCGAGGACAAGCAGGCGATCAACGTCTCCACGTTGCGGATGCAGCAGGCGCGAAGTGCGAATGTGAGCTCGCACTCGGTGCTTCTCGGCGGCGGCCTGGTGCGCAACAACGTGCATCCGGTGCTGGCCGGAGAGGGTGGTGAATGCCTGATCAACGGCTTGTTCATCGGCAGCGGCACGCAGCACATAGACAACTACATGCTGGTGGAGCACGCCAGCCCTCACTGCAGCAGCCGTCAGTTTTATAACGGCATTCTCGACGGACACGCGCACGGCGTCTTCCATGGGCGCATCATCGTTCACAAGGATGCGCAGAAGACTGATGCCAAGCAGACCAACCGCAACCTGCTGCTCTCTGACGATGCGCAGATCGATACCAAGCCGCAGCTGGAGATCTATGCCGACGACGTGAAGTGCACGCACGGCGCGACCATCGGCCAGGTCGAGGAAAATGCGTTGTTTTACATCCGCTCGCGCGGAGTGGACGAAGTCACGGCTCGCAAGTTGCTGTTGCTTGCATTCGCGAACGAGTGCCTGGATCGCATGAGGAGTGTCCCGGTGCGTGAGTATTTGGAAGGCCTGGTGCATGGTTGGTTATCAGAGACCTCCGGCTCGGACGGTTCGCGACCGCGAATTACGACCGCCGGGGAGCGCGAGAGGCGATGGGAGGAGATTGGATGA
- a CDS encoding cysteine desulfurase — protein MTTAANTIRWPQPQVHAGFDVYRLRTEFPILGRPIQGKPLVYLDNAATTQKPQVVIDALVRYYTEENANIHRGVHTLSEVATESYERARGIVQRFLNAADPSEIVFVRGATEGINLVAQTWGRTNIGPGDEIVISAMEHHSNIVPWQMLCEQKGARLRVAPINDAGELLLDEFEKLLGPKTKLVAMVHISNALGTVNPVRKIVEMAHRWNARVLLDGAQAAPHTVVDMQDLDCDFYVFSGHKVYGPTGVGVLYGKLALLEAMPPYQGGGDMISSVTFEKTTYNRVPHKFEAGTPHVSGAIGLGAALEFVNGIGLEPISRHEQEVLAYGTERLLEIPGVRLIGTAKEKAGVLSFVLESIHPHDVGTVLNQQGIAIRTGHHCAQPLMQRFGVPATARASLALYNTVEDIDALAAGLHKVKEVLG, from the coding sequence ATGACAACCGCCGCAAACACGATTCGCTGGCCCCAGCCGCAAGTACACGCTGGTTTCGACGTGTACAGGTTACGAACGGAATTTCCGATCCTGGGGCGGCCGATTCAGGGCAAGCCACTCGTGTATCTCGATAACGCTGCTACTACACAGAAGCCACAAGTCGTGATTGACGCTCTGGTGCGTTACTACACGGAGGAGAATGCGAACATTCATCGTGGAGTGCACACGCTGTCCGAGGTGGCAACCGAGAGCTATGAACGCGCGCGTGGCATCGTGCAACGCTTCCTGAACGCCGCTGATCCCAGTGAAATCGTATTTGTGCGCGGAGCCACGGAAGGGATCAACCTGGTGGCGCAGACGTGGGGACGAACCAACATCGGCCCCGGGGACGAGATTGTTATCTCGGCCATGGAGCATCACTCCAACATCGTTCCCTGGCAGATGCTCTGCGAACAGAAGGGGGCGCGGCTGCGGGTTGCGCCGATCAATGACGCCGGCGAGTTGCTGTTGGACGAATTTGAAAAGCTGCTTGGGCCCAAGACGAAGCTGGTCGCTATGGTGCACATCTCCAACGCGCTGGGCACGGTGAATCCGGTGCGCAAGATCGTAGAGATGGCGCACCGCTGGAATGCTCGCGTATTGCTGGACGGTGCACAGGCTGCGCCGCACACGGTCGTGGATATGCAGGATCTGGATTGTGATTTCTACGTCTTCTCTGGTCACAAAGTGTACGGGCCGACAGGCGTCGGCGTGTTGTACGGGAAGCTCGCGTTGCTGGAGGCGATGCCGCCTTACCAGGGTGGCGGCGACATGATCAGCTCGGTGACCTTCGAGAAGACGACCTACAACCGGGTGCCGCACAAATTCGAAGCCGGCACGCCACATGTCTCGGGCGCGATCGGACTCGGTGCGGCGCTGGAATTTGTGAACGGGATCGGATTGGAGCCGATTTCCCGGCACGAACAAGAGGTGCTGGCTTACGGCACGGAGCGGCTGCTGGAAATTCCTGGAGTGCGGTTGATTGGTACAGCCAAGGAGAAAGCGGGGGTACTGTCTTTTGTGCTCGAGAGCATCCACCCGCATGATGTCGGCACTGTGCTCAATCAACAGGGCATCGCGATTCGCACCGGTCATCACTGTGCGCAGCCGCTGATGCAGCGGTTCGGAGTGCCCGCCACGGCGCGCGCGTCGCTCGCCCTTTACAACACTGTCGAGGACATAGACGCGCTCGCGGCGGGACTGCACAAGGTGAAGGAGGTTCTTGGCTGA
- a CDS encoding SUF system NifU family Fe-S cluster assembly protein — MPELQDLYQEVILEHSKHPRNYRTLESANRMAEGFNPLCGDHFSVYLDVEGDQIRDITFQGSGCAISKASASMMTQALKGKRTEEAEKLFEKFHRVVTGKNGFEVADLGKLAAFAGVSEFPVRVKCATLAWHALRAALRGEQHAVSTE, encoded by the coding sequence ATGCCGGAGCTGCAGGATCTCTATCAGGAAGTCATCCTGGAACACAGCAAGCATCCGCGTAACTATCGGACGCTGGAATCTGCCAACCGCATGGCCGAGGGATTCAACCCGCTGTGTGGCGATCACTTCTCGGTCTATCTCGACGTGGAAGGCGATCAGATCCGCGATATTACGTTCCAGGGCTCGGGCTGCGCGATTTCGAAAGCTTCCGCCTCGATGATGACGCAGGCGCTGAAAGGCAAGCGCACCGAAGAGGCGGAGAAATTGTTTGAGAAGTTTCATCGCGTGGTAACGGGAAAGAATGGGTTTGAGGTGGCTGACTTGGGCAAGCTGGCGGCTTTCGCTGGAGTATCGGAATTTCCTGTCCGCGTGAAATGCGCCACCCTGGCGTGGCATGCGTTGCGCGCCGCCTTGCGGGGAGAGCAGCACGCCGTCTCCACCGAGTAG
- the sufT gene encoding putative Fe-S cluster assembly protein SufT — protein sequence MSSDTVVLSRACAAVPIPLGGMEVLPAGSRVRIMQSLGGSYTVVTERGFMMRIDAKDADALGLSPEAQPIDATPAQFSEKLVWDQLKTVFDPEIPVNVVDLGLIYSCQITAIEGGHKIDINMSMTAAGCGMGDVLKADIERKLSQLPEVKEVHATVVFDPPWHPGLMSEAARLQLGIDLDTDSSLPMYRP from the coding sequence ATGTCGAGCGACACGGTTGTGCTAAGTCGAGCCTGCGCGGCGGTGCCGATTCCGCTGGGTGGCATGGAAGTGCTGCCTGCAGGAAGCCGTGTGCGAATCATGCAGTCGCTCGGTGGGAGCTACACCGTAGTCACCGAGCGGGGCTTCATGATGCGCATCGATGCGAAAGATGCCGACGCCTTGGGACTTTCGCCAGAGGCACAGCCAATCGACGCGACTCCCGCGCAATTCAGTGAGAAACTGGTGTGGGATCAGCTAAAAACCGTTTTTGATCCCGAAATTCCAGTTAATGTGGTTGACCTGGGACTTATCTATTCCTGCCAGATCACGGCGATCGAAGGCGGTCACAAGATCGATATCAATATGTCGATGACTGCAGCCGGTTGCGGCATGGGAGACGTATTGAAGGCTGATATTGAACGCAAGCTGTCGCAACTTCCGGAGGTGAAGGAAGTCCACGCGACGGTTGTGTTCGATCCGCCGTGGCATCCCGGTCTGATGTCAGAGGCAGCGCGATTGCAACTCGGGATTGATTTGGACACAGACTCATCCCTTCCCATGTATCGCCCCTAA
- a CDS encoding M3 family metallopeptidase, whose product MGITRQITVLLCVLISTNRAQSPPDKWSADLARYYFVSPEAEKSARADLDATLKRLENYKGKLNNGSSLVQAFQAYEDVLRIYNKHDGYLHLRCSQNRKDAACDDESGLESELNARSAFFKAEVLAISELRLHAFFLAEPEMKPYRFALDEMRRDIAHTLPASEEELLSRLRPEISEWQYELYDHVVSAIPFGTVTTAAGPLDVIRQRNLLASNPDARVREEAFKRRLNGFASQRELLAFALIHTVKAQESLATAQHYSNAPDRKYTSMYLKPQQARNLLQLMAQHGEVAKRFEKIRATDFERAHHAQAHAWDLSAPEPGLAPPITPLQALPALFHAAFAGLGPEYQAAFDSLLAPGNGRADVIPGGAPNRYAGGFSIGFTGATSILFYGRYDGTFKDLSVIAHEGGHAVHRSLMSQNDVKPIYAMGAHFLFESFAAFNELLLADYLAEHTPNPALQRFYRKQWMSIKGLDTFYGAQDALLEQAIYDGVSRGSVRSADDLDKLSLQIDGNFSDSSATTPELRNRWATLSLMYEDPLYNINYVYGGLLALKYYQLYISDRERFVPRYIALLKNGFDAPPDALLKKFLDVDLFDPALLSDGLRLLNARLDQLENSPDH is encoded by the coding sequence ATGGGGATAACCCGCCAGATTACGGTGCTGTTGTGTGTCTTGATCAGCACAAACAGAGCTCAGAGCCCACCTGACAAGTGGAGCGCTGACCTTGCTCGCTACTACTTTGTGTCGCCTGAAGCTGAGAAATCAGCGCGCGCCGACCTTGATGCAACCCTCAAGCGCCTGGAGAATTACAAAGGCAAGCTTAATAACGGATCCAGCTTGGTTCAGGCCTTTCAGGCATACGAGGATGTGCTTCGAATCTACAACAAGCATGATGGTTATCTTCATCTACGTTGTTCGCAAAACCGCAAAGACGCGGCCTGCGATGACGAGAGCGGGCTGGAATCGGAATTGAATGCCAGAAGCGCATTCTTCAAAGCGGAAGTTCTGGCGATCTCCGAACTGCGGCTGCACGCATTTTTTCTGGCTGAGCCTGAAATGAAGCCATATCGGTTTGCGCTGGATGAGATGCGGCGCGACATCGCGCATACGCTCCCTGCGTCTGAAGAAGAACTACTCAGTCGTCTGCGGCCAGAAATTTCAGAATGGCAATACGAGCTGTACGATCACGTCGTCTCGGCGATTCCGTTTGGAACCGTGACGACCGCGGCAGGTCCATTGGATGTGATCCGTCAGCGCAATTTGCTGGCCTCGAATCCTGATGCGCGTGTGCGTGAGGAGGCGTTCAAGCGCCGCCTCAATGGATTCGCCAGCCAGCGTGAGCTCCTGGCTTTCGCGCTCATCCACACGGTGAAAGCACAAGAGTCACTTGCGACGGCGCAACATTACTCCAATGCACCCGATCGCAAATACACCAGCATGTATCTGAAACCGCAGCAGGCGCGGAATCTCCTACAGCTCATGGCTCAGCATGGGGAGGTCGCGAAGCGTTTCGAGAAAATTCGCGCTACTGATTTCGAGCGCGCCCACCACGCGCAGGCGCACGCCTGGGACCTCTCGGCTCCTGAACCCGGCCTCGCGCCGCCAATCACACCCCTTCAGGCGCTGCCGGCCTTATTTCACGCTGCGTTCGCTGGGCTGGGGCCGGAGTATCAAGCGGCATTCGACTCGTTGCTGGCACCAGGCAACGGCAGGGCGGACGTGATACCGGGGGGAGCGCCGAATCGATATGCGGGCGGATTCTCCATTGGATTCACCGGCGCTACGAGCATCCTCTTTTATGGCCGCTATGACGGAACCTTCAAAGACTTATCGGTGATCGCACATGAGGGAGGCCATGCCGTGCATCGCAGCTTGATGAGCCAGAACGATGTGAAACCGATATACGCGATGGGAGCCCATTTCCTGTTCGAATCGTTTGCTGCTTTCAACGAGCTTCTGCTCGCGGACTATCTTGCCGAACACACCCCGAATCCTGCCTTGCAGCGTTTCTACCGGAAGCAGTGGATGAGTATCAAAGGACTGGATACGTTTTATGGTGCGCAAGACGCCCTGCTGGAACAGGCAATTTATGATGGCGTCTCGCGTGGAAGCGTTAGAAGCGCGGATGACCTGGACAAGTTGAGCCTGCAGATTGACGGCAACTTCTCTGACTCTTCTGCAACGACTCCGGAACTCCGCAACCGATGGGCGACGTTGTCACTGATGTATGAAGATCCCCTCTACAACATTAATTATGTCTATGGCGGGCTGCTGGCACTGAAGTACTACCAGCTCTACATCTCAGACCGGGAACGGTTCGTGCCGCGATATATTGCGTTGCTGAAGAATGGATTTGATGCACCGCCTGACGCGCTGCTCAAGAAATTTCTCGATGTCGATCTGTTTGATCCGGCGCTTCTGAGCGACGGCCTGAGGTTGCTGAACGCACGACTCGATCAACTCGAGAACAGTCCAGATCACTGA
- the glgP gene encoding alpha-glucan family phosphorylase, protein MKPIHTFSVVPSLPPQIHGLLAIAHNLRWCWSHESVELFRRLDRDLWETSGHNPVLLLGIIEQEKLELASRDDAFLAHLHRVESNLQGYLASDSTWFHRTNANSGDAPLIAYFSAEFGLTECLSIFAGGLGILAGDHLKSASDLGLPLVGVGLLYQQGYFRQYLNQSGWQQESYAGNDFHNLPVSVVNHGDGTPFIVEVDLAGHPVYAQVWKAQVGRVPLYLLDTNITANQRIEDRDITDQLYGGDRNMRIRQEILLGIGGYRALQMLGLQPTVYHMNEGHSAFLALEHIRHLMRTRDLNFIQARELASASLVFTTHTPVEAGHDYFQSDLVNLYFGDTARELGLPYSEFLNLGRSQQNGDFCMTVLALRTAAWANGVSKLHGEVSRQMWQSLWPGVPVTEIPIRHITNGVHFRSWISSEFNHLYDRYLGPNWREEPANSDVWSRVQSIPAEELWRTHERRRERLVSWARKRVRDQRLRRAAPQSELDAAAEILDPDALTIGFARRFATYKRATLILRDMDRLRRLLTDPARPVQLIFAGKAHPQDDGGKQLIRQITDVSRDPTLGRHVVFLEDYDMAVARYLVQGVDVWLNTPLRPNEASGTSGMKAAANAVLNLSVPDGWWDEVWNDPGNSQKIGWAIGKGESYSDPNYQDKVEAEGLYDLLERDVVPTFYERGADRIPRRWVERMKACVDSLCHFVNTHRMVRDYFQEFYVNAHGRFRSLDADHAHRARDLSSALDRIRNSWQEVWVEKVEDGPINSVPVASSMPVRAQVHLGQLRPEDVVVELYVGAVDMNGDLVEGEAVPMQPEESRSDGTYNYVVNTSIGRSGLHGFTVRVRPNHPDLPVKFIPGLISWAHEPHIAPAAVSVA, encoded by the coding sequence ATGAAACCTATTCATACCTTCAGTGTCGTTCCTTCTTTGCCGCCACAAATCCACGGATTGCTCGCCATCGCTCACAACCTGCGTTGGTGCTGGAGCCATGAGTCGGTGGAGCTGTTCCGGCGTCTCGACCGCGATCTGTGGGAGACCTCAGGACACAATCCCGTGCTGTTGCTGGGCATCATTGAACAGGAGAAGCTGGAACTTGCCAGCCGCGACGATGCCTTCCTGGCTCACCTGCACCGGGTTGAGTCCAATCTCCAGGGTTATCTTGCTTCCGATTCGACCTGGTTCCACCGCACCAACGCGAACTCCGGTGACGCTCCTCTGATTGCCTACTTTTCGGCGGAGTTCGGGCTGACGGAATGTCTTTCGATCTTTGCCGGTGGTCTTGGCATTCTTGCCGGTGATCACCTCAAATCCGCCAGCGATCTAGGGCTGCCCCTGGTCGGTGTCGGGCTGCTCTATCAGCAGGGTTACTTCCGCCAGTATCTGAACCAGTCCGGCTGGCAGCAGGAATCGTACGCCGGGAACGACTTCCATAATCTTCCGGTAAGCGTCGTAAATCACGGCGACGGCACCCCGTTTATCGTCGAGGTCGACCTCGCTGGCCATCCCGTTTATGCGCAAGTGTGGAAAGCGCAGGTCGGACGCGTGCCGCTCTATCTGCTCGATACGAATATCACCGCAAACCAGCGCATTGAAGATCGTGATATAACCGACCAGCTCTACGGCGGCGACCGCAACATGCGAATCCGGCAGGAGATTCTGCTCGGAATCGGCGGCTACCGCGCCCTGCAGATGCTGGGTTTGCAGCCTACCGTCTATCATATGAACGAGGGTCACTCCGCGTTTCTGGCACTCGAACACATACGCCACCTCATGCGAACCCGCGATCTTAATTTCATCCAGGCGCGGGAGTTGGCTTCGGCGAGCCTGGTCTTCACCACCCACACTCCGGTCGAGGCCGGGCACGATTACTTTCAATCCGATCTTGTGAATCTCTATTTTGGCGACACGGCGCGAGAGTTGGGATTGCCGTATTCCGAATTCCTCAATCTGGGACGCAGTCAGCAAAACGGCGACTTCTGCATGACCGTGCTGGCTCTGCGCACAGCGGCATGGGCCAACGGCGTCAGCAAACTCCACGGCGAGGTTAGCCGCCAAATGTGGCAATCGCTGTGGCCCGGGGTTCCGGTGACAGAAATACCCATCCGGCACATCACCAACGGCGTTCATTTTCGCAGTTGGATCTCGTCCGAGTTCAATCACCTCTACGATCGCTATCTCGGCCCCAACTGGCGCGAGGAACCAGCGAACAGCGACGTTTGGAGCCGGGTGCAATCGATCCCCGCGGAAGAATTGTGGCGCACTCACGAGCGCCGGCGCGAACGGCTGGTATCATGGGCCCGCAAGCGAGTTCGCGATCAGCGCCTGCGCCGGGCTGCGCCCCAGTCAGAGCTCGATGCTGCCGCCGAAATCCTGGATCCGGATGCGCTCACCATCGGCTTCGCTCGCCGCTTCGCCACCTACAAACGCGCGACCCTGATCCTGCGCGATATGGATCGGCTTCGTCGTCTCTTGACCGATCCCGCTCGCCCCGTGCAGCTGATCTTCGCCGGCAAGGCCCACCCCCAGGATGATGGCGGCAAGCAGTTGATCCGTCAGATCACCGATGTCAGCCGCGATCCTACGCTGGGTCGCCACGTTGTCTTTCTCGAAGACTACGACATGGCCGTCGCTCGCTATCTGGTGCAAGGCGTGGATGTCTGGCTGAATACTCCGCTGCGCCCCAACGAGGCGTCCGGCACCAGCGGGATGAAGGCCGCCGCCAACGCCGTGCTGAACCTCAGCGTGCCGGATGGTTGGTGGGACGAAGTATGGAATGACCCCGGGAATTCCCAGAAGATCGGTTGGGCCATCGGCAAGGGCGAGTCCTACTCCGATCCCAACTACCAGGACAAGGTAGAAGCCGAAGGGCTGTATGATCTGCTGGAGCGCGATGTCGTGCCCACGTTCTATGAAAGAGGCGCTGACCGCATCCCGCGCAGATGGGTCGAGCGGATGAAGGCTTGCGTAGATTCGCTCTGTCACTTCGTCAATACCCATCGTATGGTGCGCGATTATTTCCAGGAGTTCTACGTCAACGCGCATGGCAGATTTCGCTCGCTCGACGCCGATCATGCCCACCGCGCGCGTGATCTGTCATCCGCTCTGGATCGGATCCGCAACTCATGGCAGGAGGTCTGGGTAGAAAAAGTTGAGGACGGTCCCATCAATTCGGTCCCAGTGGCCTCGTCGATGCCTGTCCGGGCGCAAGTACATCTGGGTCAACTCCGTCCGGAAGACGTGGTAGTGGAGCTATACGTGGGTGCCGTGGACATGAATGGCGATCTCGTGGAGGGCGAGGCGGTTCCGATGCAGCCGGAAGAGAGCCGTTCTGACGGCACTTACAACTACGTTGTAAACACCTCGATTGGCCGCAGTGGACTCCACGGATTCACCGTGCGCGTACGCCCCAATCATCCTGACTTGCCGGTAAAATTCATTCCCGGTTTGATTTCCTGGGCCCATGAACCTCACATCGCGCCCGCGGCGGTGAGTGTGGCGTAA